A region of the Leptospira ryugenii genome:
CGTATGGGCCGGGCCATCGAGGCAGGTCGTGTGTGGACAAATTGTTACCATGCCTATCCAGCACATGCCGCATTCGGAGGCTACAAACAATCCGGTATCGGTAGAGAAACACATAAAATGATGCTCGACCATTACCAACAAACAAAGAATATGCTAGTTAGCTACTCTCCAAATGCACTAGGGTTTTTCTGAGTTTACGAAACTCCTTCTTTGCTACTTCGCAGAGAAGGAGTTTTTGTTTGTACCCAAATCAATTCAATCGATCCCTGCCAAACTTGTTTTGCCATTTAGATTACAATTCTTTAGATACTTAAGAAGGAATCGAGAGCTTTTTTATCGCAAATTTTCCCAAGTCTAGATTTCAAAAGAGTTTATGAAATCTGCTAAAGTGTAATTGATGTAAGGGTGCAATAACCTGGTGAGCTGGTGATGAGTTGCCAGAGTTGGGATTTAAAAAATAGTTTAAAAAATCCTTCTCCTAAACCATTTTATAGACGCATTTCTCCGTTTTTATGGTTTACTATGGAAAACGGCAAAGGAAAGAGAAAACGAAACCATGAGTAGAATTGTTAAGTTGTTGTTTATATTTCTCTTTGCGCTGATGAGTTGCCGGAGTTGGTCTCCTTATTACATGGTAAGGGTCAATTACCACTACTTTGGATTAGGTGATAGATTCTATGATATGGCAAGGGACGCTGATGATGAATTAAGAAATAAATTGATTGCTAATCCTGACTTTCCTTTCGAATCCGCAACTTATGACCAAATTATAGATACATTTGGTCATACCTATAGTTCTAAATATACATTACGGATTCCAAAAGTTATCCGTTACAAAGGTGATAAATTTTACGTAGACCAATGGATTTATTACTTTTCTGTAGCTCCTGATCTTACGATAAAAAAGGTCGCGAATGCAAGAGATAGATCTCTCCTTGCTTTAGCTTTTTATTTGTACCAAGGGAAGGTTGTAAAGGTATTCCTGATAGACGAGACAAGACGAGAGGTAACGCCTAGAAATTCTATTTTTGACCATACTCTTTTCCATGGGCATTTCCACAGATTCCCAGAAAATCTAACTAAAGAAGAAAAGAGAACAAATTCATGTCTTGAATATTTCTATCACGTATTCTCTTTATGTACAACACGAGGTTCGGATAAAGTAGCGGGTTATGAAGTTGGCTGTGATTTTGATTATGATCCTGAGTATTGGAAGGATCCCATCTACCAACCTATCTGGAACCCAAAAATAATGGGCACCTTAGAGCAGTTAGGTATAAAAGAGGATCATTATCCTTAGGAAGGGATAGTCCTAGGACAAGACATAGCTAGAAAAACATAGGAAGATAAGAAAGAGATGGCCAACCTTGCAGTCCTTTAGTTTAACATTGAAATGACAGTGAAGAAAATGATGACCTATTTAACTCTAATCGCTTTATTCATTCCTGTAAGTGTAAAAACATACCAGTACTATATCATTCAGGAGGCAAACAAAAGATATTTTATTGAAAAAAGCAAGGCATACAACCGGAAAATAGAGTATGACTTTAGTAAGCTAGAGATTCCTGAATTTGAACAGTTGAAAGAATTATATGTAAATGGGGTTAAATGTGAAGAAATCGACAAAGGGTACAATGCAATTAGCGTAAGGCGAAAATTTCAATGTTCAGATGATCACAGTGATGTAAGGATTTTTGTCTATGAAGATCAAAGTAATTTATGCGAAGATTTTTATTCAAGTAATGATGAATCCTGTTATATTAAGGCAAATAAATCATTGAATACCTCTTTGGATGATTTATCTATAAGCGATTCACTACCTGAAACAATCAATAAAATTAATTTAATGAAAACGGATATTATTGGAAGATTTGATTACTTAATACTTACACACAGTACTGTAGGAAAAAATTTTTTGATCGCTTGCTTTTACCAACCACAGAATGAAATATATGGAGACTTTCCGAAAGATTGTCAGATTTATTTTAATAAAAGGTATCAATTGCGGATAATACCAGCGGATAAACGGATTTTTTCATTTAAAGAAAAACAAAAGTTCATCAATCTTTATGAAGTGATTCGTGATTTGAAGATCGATTATGAGTAGGAGTGAATGTCCCGCACCAGCGATAGCAGCGGAAATCCCTCCCATCAAATAGCCGATTGGTGGTGGGAGGATTGTAGCGTATAGCGCGGTCGAGCTGCGGAATGATTTGTTGACAACCAAATACATGCGAGGTGCCGAGACTCTTCCTGACTTACGATTATTGGCCTAGGTGGAGATACAACGAATGTAAGCGTATCCTTTTCTGAAGAAGGCAATACAACAGTACATGCATAGATAGATATGCAGAGAAATGGAAATGATAGGAAACGAACTGAGCAGGGGACACAACTTACTTTTTTATCGACAATAAACCAATCAACAAATGTTGGCCTTGCCTATAACCCAGACAATCAAGGACCAAGGCGTGGTTACAATTTTTCCGTAGACTACGATACGACATGCGGCGTACACGATTAAAGAGTCCAATTTCGGAAAGATGACCGATTCCCAGCGAAATGATTATTTAAGCGATATCACGAAAAGATATAAAAAGGAAGCTGAACTCGGAGATTTACAAAGTAAATATGGTAAAATAAATAAAAAGTTACCAAAAGCAGTCGAATTAAAAACTGAGATTGACGAGTTAAAATCTGAAATCACGAAAATCAATGAAACATGGAAGATAAAATGAGATGAAAACACCAAGTAAATATATAGTCGTCTTATTACTGATATACTATTGGAGTTTCCAATTGTTTCTCAAGCGCCGGAACAGGCAAATAGTTTTGAACTGAAAAGCAATGAATCCCTTCGGGATATTTTGAAAGAAAAATTAGGAGACTCAATTCCAGGAAGATTTATCTCATCCTATTCTAGTATTCCGTCAGGCGGTGTTGCCTGGTCATCCTCCTTTTTAGCAGAATATCCTGGACGACCAGTACCAAAGTTGAAACCAAAAGATCCATCAAAAGTTGTTGAATTGTATGAGGCTACGTGCAGGTGGACAGCCTATAACGTGCAGGATGGCCAACCTTTTACTCTTTGGTGTGAGGGAGTTGCTGGATCTGGTATTGGAGAGGTTGTGTTAGCTCCCATCTATTTAGAAATAGATCATTTTTATATCGTACCTGGGTTTTATTCGCCAAGAGTGTATGAAGAATATTCAAGAACCAAGAAGATAGTAGTACATTACCTTCAGCCAGCTAGAATCTTACCTATGGATTTCGGTGGTTTTGTCATGGAGGGAGTAATTTATAGCGATAAACAAGAAATTGAATTATCCGATGTTAGTGGCTCACAGAAAATTTCCATTTCCAATCACAAGAGGTTAGTAGAATTGGCAAAAGAAATCCGAGGAAAAGTAGATCGTCCTCTTTTTGGTTTGGTCGCTATCGAAATAGTCTCTGTAACGGAAGGTACAAAATATAAAGAA
Encoded here:
- a CDS encoding NADase-type glycan-binding domain-containing protein — translated: MEFPIVSQAPEQANSFELKSNESLRDILKEKLGDSIPGRFISSYSSIPSGGVAWSSSFLAEYPGRPVPKLKPKDPSKVVELYEATCRWTAYNVQDGQPFTLWCEGVAGSGIGEVVLAPIYLEIDHFYIVPGFYSPRVYEEYSRTKKIVVHYLQPARILPMDFGGFVMEGVIYSDKQEIELSDVSGSQKISISNHKRLVELAKEIRGKVDRPLFGLVAIEIVSVTEGTKYKEHTCISEIGNQYENSYYVRGPLK